GAAAGAAGTTGTGTACCGTTCGTTTGAGTCGTGCAGCATTTCCGGGACAAGCTTCATATAGCCTGGGAACTATTTGCAACCAGCTCGGAATAAAGATAAATGACAGACATCGTGCATTGGGAGATGCAGAAGCGACAGTAAAACTTTTTGAAAAGTGTATTAAAGTTGACGATGAAAAACACTTGAATGCATTGCTGAAGAGAAATCCATTGCAAACAGTTTTACCGCAATCATTGCCGGCAGAGAAATATAATGACCTCCCGGAAAGTATCGGTGTTTATTATTTTCATGATACAAATGGAAAAATAGTTTACGTAGGAAAGCAATTAATATAAAAAAAGAATTTATTCTCACTTCACAGGGAAAGGAAAAAACAGGTTGTCATTTATGGATGCCATTGCTGATATCACATATCAACTTTGCGGAACTGAATTGATTGCCTTATTGCTTGAATCGGATGAGATCAAGAAACATTTTCCAATGTACAATAGAGTGCAGAAGTTTGATAAAACTTTTTTTGTATTGTCTGAATACATTAATCAGAAAGGAATTCGCCAACTTAATTTTTCAAAAGCGCATAAATCGATTCGCTCTATTAAAAATTTTAACACACACGATGAAGCTTGCGAAACATTGCGGGCGATCTCTGATGAGTTTGAATTGTGTACACGTTTCAGCGGATTGCAATCGACACAAGGAGCTTGCTACAACTACCACTTGAAAAAATGCAGAGGAGTTTGTATTGGTGAAGAAGATGTAGATATTTATAATAAGAGAGTGGAAGATGCTTTAAAAAGTCTGACAGGTGTTGAATCAAAGATGATAATTGATGAAGGCCGTTCCTATGGCGAGCGATCTGTTATTTTGATTGAAGAAGGATTTTATAAAGGCTTTGGATACTTTAAAACCGGAGAAGAGCCGCAAACTATTGAGGGTGCTAAAGCA
The window above is part of the Bacteroidota bacterium genome. Proteins encoded here:
- a CDS encoding ribonuclease H-like domain-containing protein, producing MNNKYAIVDIETTGTYAAAHSITEIAILLHDGEKVIESYSTLINPGTTLAPFITRLTGITNDMLRSAPPFHEVAKKIWEMTDDAVFVAHNVNFDYSFIREEFKQLGADFKRKKLCTVRLSRAAFPGQASYSLGTICNQLGIKINDRHRALGDAEATVKLFEKCIKVDDEKHLNALLKRNPLQTVLPQSLPAEKYNDLPESIGVYYFHDTNGKIVYVGKQLI